From Fulvivirga lutea:
CTCTCAATTCTCTTGCAACAGGTCCGAATATACGTGTACCTCTTGGTTCATCGTTCGGGTTTAATAATACCGCAGCATTATCTTCAAATCTGATATAAGAACCATCCTTTCTTCTTACCTCTTTCTTAGTTCTTACAACTACAGCTCTTGAAACCGTTCCTTTTTTAAGGTTACTAGAAGAAAGTGCAGACTTCACTGATACAACAATTTTGTCACCTACTGAAGCATACTTCTTACCTGTACCTCCCAACACTCGGATGCATAGAACCTCTTTGGCTCCACTGTTATCCGCAACATTTAATCTTGACTCTTGTTGTACCATTTTATTTAGCCTTTTCTATGATTTCAACTAATCTCCATCTTTTGTTTTTACTCAGAGGACGAGTTTCCATAATACGAACAGTATCTCCGATACCACATTCGTTTTTATCGTCATGAGCCGTAAACTTGGTAGTTTTGTTAACAAACTTACCATACATAGGGTGTTTCTCTTTTCTGTGAACAGCAACAGTGATAGACTTCTCCATCTTGTTGCTAACCACTTGCCCTACTCTTTCTTTTCTTAATTTTCTTGCTTCCATCTTACTTTTAATTTGCAAGTTCTTTAGCCCTTAACTCAGTTTGTAGTCTAGCAATTAGTTTGCGAGATTCTCTTATTTTCATAGGATTTTCTATTGGAGAAATCTCATGAGCAAACTTTAGTTTTCTGTAAGCTTCTTTTTCGCTTACTAACTTTTGCTTCAATTCATCAAGGCCTAGTGCTTTTATTTCTGAATTTTTCATATCGCTATTATTCAACGTAATCTCTACGAACAACAAACTTCGTTTTTAAAGGAAGCTTCTGTTGCGCTAATCTTAACGCTTCTTGAGCTAACTCTTTTTTAATTCCACCGGCTTCAAAAAGAATAGTGCCAGGCTTCACTACTGCTACCCAATACTCAGGAGCACCTTTACCTTTACCCATCCTTACTTCAGCAGGTTTCTTTGTGATTGGTTTGTCAGGAAATATTCTGATCCAAACCTGACCTTCTCTTTTCATTGCTCTGGTCATCGCAATCCTTGCTGCCTCTATTTGCCTTGAAGTAATCCATCCGGGCTCCATTGCTTTGATTCCGAATGCACCAAAAGCAATAGTATGTCCTCTTTGGGCGATACCTTTTATTCTGCCTTTTTGCTGTTTTCTGAACTTTGTTCTTTTCGGCTGTAACATATCTTTATGTCTTTAGGTCACATCTATTCGTGACTACACGTTAACTAATTACTTCTTTCTACTTCTTTTAGGACCATCGCCTCTTTTTCTTCCACCGCCTTGGCCTTGGTTTCCTCCACCTACATTAGGAGAAAGATCTCTTTTACCATAAACCTCGCCTTTGAAGATCCATACTTTGATACCGATTTTACCATAAACAGTGTTTGCTTCACTGATAGCATAATCGATGTCTGCTCTTAATGTATGAAGAGGAATTCTACCTTCTTTATATTGTTCAGATCTTGCCATTTCAGCACCACCTAAACGACCAGAAACCTTTACTTTGATACCTTGAGCTCCTACTCTCATAGAAGAAGCAATTGCTTGCTTCATAGCTCTTCTGTAAGAAATTCTGGCTTGAAGTTGTTGAGCGATTGACTCGCCTACTAGTTTAGCATCTAACTCAGGTCTTTTAATTTCGAAGATGTTGATTTGAACATCTTTACCTGTAAGTTGCTTTAACTCTTCTTTGATTTTATCTACTTCAGACCCTCCTTTACCAATAACAACTCCTGGACGTGCCGTGTGTACTGTTAAAGTGATTCTTTTTAATGTTCTTTCGATAACTACCTTAGAGATACCACCTTTAGGGATACGAGCACTTACGTATTTTCTGATCTTATGGTCTTCAACCAACTTATCAGCGAACGTATCGCCACCATACCAAGCTGAGTCCCAGCCTCTAACGATGCCTAATCTAAACGCTATTGGGTTTACCTTCTGTCCCATTACTTATCTTTTTTATCTTTAGTCTCTACTTTTTCTTCAGTCTGTGGAGCTGCACTATCAAGTACAAGAGTTACGTGATTAGATCTTTTTCTAATTCTGTGAGCTCTTCCTTGTGGAGCAGGTCTTAATCTTTTTAAGATTCTACCGCTGTCAACAGTGATAGTCTTAACAAATAGATCTGCATCCTCAAGATCCACATCCTGGTTTTTCTGCTGCCAGTTTGAGATAGCTGACAACAATAATTTCTCTAGTCTAGCTGCACCTTGCTTAGGCTCAAACTTCAATATGTTTAAGGCCTTATTAACTTTTTCACCTCTTATTAGATTGGCTACCAATCTCATTTTACGAGGAGAAGTAGGTACATTATTTAATTTAGCTACTGCCTCCATAATTATCTCTTGCCTTTATCTTTTTTACCAACGTGACCTCTGAAGTTTCTAGTAGGAGCAAATTCACCAAGCTTGTGTCCTACCATGTTTTCAGTTACATATACAGGTATAAATTTATTGCCATTATGTACGGCAAAAGTATGTCCTACAAAATCAGGAGATACCATTGATCTTCTTGACCAGGTTTTGATTACTGACTTTTTACCTGATTCATTCATGGCTTCTACCTTGTTCTCTAGCCTAAAGTCTATATAAGGCCCTTTTTTTAGTGATCTTGCCATTATTTCTTACCTCTACTTATGATTAGATTATTTGAATACTTTTTAGGTGTTCTTGTCTTCTTACCTTTAGCGTACAATCCTTTTCTTGATCTTGGATGTCCACCTGAAGACTTACCTTCACCACCACCCATCGGGTGATCAACAGGGTTCATAGCTACACCTCTTGTTCTTGGTCTTCTTCCTAACCATCTGTTTCTACCTGCCTTACCCAAGTTCACGTTCATGTGATCTGAGTTAGACACTGCACCAACTGTAGCAAGGCAAGTAACTAATACTCTTCTTGTTTCGCCTGAAGGTAATTTGATAGTAGCATATTTTCCTTCTCTTGCTAAAAGCTGAACATAAGAACCAGCACTTCTAGCCATTGCACCACCTTTACCAGGCTTCAACTCTAAGTTGTGAATGATTGTTCCTAAAGGAATTTTGCTAAGAGGAAGAGCGTTTCCTACTTCAGGAGCAACATTTTCTCCTGATACGATTTCCTGACCAACTGTTAATCCTTCAGGAGCAATGATATAAGCTTTCGCTCCATCAGCATAATAAAGTAAAGCAATACGTGCAGATCTTGTTGGATCGTACTCGATAGCCTTTACAGTTGCAGGTACATCGAATTTATTTCTTTTGAAGTCAATAATTCTGGATTTCTTTTTGTGACCACCACCAATGTAGCGCATAGTCATTTTACCAGAATTGTTTCTACCTCCAGTTCTCTTCTTAGTTACTACCAATGACTTTTCAGGAGTATCTTTTGTGATCTCTGTAAAGCCTGGTGCTACTCTGTATCTCTGTCCGGGTGTAACCGGTCTTAATTTTTTAATCGCCATTTTCCGCTAAATTATATTTCGCTATAAAAATCGATTACATCACCTTCAGAAACTGTAACAATAGCCTTCTTGTAAGAAGATGTTCTTCCAGTAATAACTCTTGACTTTGTGAATCTAGATTTAGACTTACCTAAGTAGTTCATGGTGTTAACACTCTCTACCGTAACTCCGTACATCTTCTCCACTTCTCTTTTAATCTCTACTTTATTGGCTTTTCGATCTACTACGAAACCATACATGCCTTTTTCATTTAAAGCAGATACCTTTTCCGTAACCAATGGCTTAACTAAAACGCTCATTATTATTTCTTCAATAGGTTATCAATTTTCTCAATTGATCCTTCACTAAGGATCAAGTTATCTGCGTTCAACACATCGTAAGTTGTAAGCATATCAGCTTTCACCACTTTTGTGTTCTGAACGTTTCTTCCTGACAAAGCAACGCTTTTATTATTTTCAGGAAGTACAAGCAATGTCTTCTTGTTATCTAAAGAAAGAGCTGTTAGCATTTTTACATACTCTTTAGTTTTTGGAGTCTCGAAAGAGAAATCCTCAACTACTGAAATGCTCTTATCTTTTGCTTTATAAGTAAGGGCTGATTTTCTAGCTAGTTCCTTAAGTTTCTTGTTCAATTTGAAAGAATAGTTTCTTGGTTGTGGACCAAAAACTCTACCTCCACCTCTGAATACAGGAGACTTAATGCTACCAGCTCTTGCAGTACCAGTTCCTTTTTGCTTTTTAATCTTTTTCGTTGAACCAGCGATTTCTGCTCTCTCTTTAGATTTGTGAGTTCCTTGTCTTTGGTTAGCAAGGAATTGCTTCACGTCTAAATAGATAGCATGATCATTAGGTTCGATACCAAACACCTCTTTAGAAAGGGTAACTTTTCTTCCGGTATCTTCTCCGCTATATTTTATTACTGAGATATTCATTATTTCTCAAGAATTACAGTTGAATTTTTGGCTCCTGGAACGGATCCACTAACTAAAATCAGGTTTTTCTCAGGCATAATTTTCATTACCCTAAGGTTTACAAGCTTGGTTCTGCTACCGCCAGTTCTTCCTGCCATTCTCATTCCTTTGAAAACTCTAGCAGGATAAGAAGCACCACCTATAGAACCTGGAGCTCTTAATCTGTTGTGCTGACCGTGAGTTTGCTGACCAACACCACCGAAGTTATGTCTTTTAACAACCCCTTGGAAACCTTTTCCTTTTGATGTGCCTACTGCATCTACGAAGTCTCCTTCCACAAATACATCACCCACATTAATTTCCTGTCCTAATTGAATTTGACCTTCAAATTCTTCACGGAAATCTCTAAACTCTACAACTTCTCTTTTAGGAGTTGTTTGCGCTTTTGCGAAATGTCCTTTTAAAGCGTTTGGAGTATTCTTTTCTTTACGCTCTCCAAAGCCCAATTGAACAGCCTTGTAGCCATCCTTTTCCTCATTTTTTACTTGCGTAACCACGCAAGGACCAGCTTCTATTATCGTGCATGCGACATTTCGTCCATCGGCACCAAAAATGCTAGTCATTCCGATTTTCTTTCCTATAATACCAGACATTTTTTAATCTTTTGTAAGCGTAATAATGCTTTATCTTCCACGGTTTTTCCGCAAAAGGACTGCAAAGATAGCAACTCTTAAGAAGTTACCAAATACAAAGTGTTAAATTTTTTCTTTAAGCCTGAGGCGGCCTGCGGAATGATTTGGCGAAGATAAACGCTTTATCTAAATCAATCAATAAAAGCTAATTTATTTCAAAACAGCCCTTAATATTTCTATCGATTTGAATTCTCCAGGTATATC
This genomic window contains:
- the rplN gene encoding 50S ribosomal protein L14, whose product is MVQQESRLNVADNSGAKEVLCIRVLGGTGKKYASVGDKIVVSVKSALSSSNLKKGTVSRAVVVRTKKEVRRKDGSYIRFEDNAAVLLNPNDEPRGTRIFGPVARELREKQFMKIVSLAPEVL
- the rpsQ gene encoding 30S ribosomal protein S17, with product MEARKLRKERVGQVVSNKMEKSITVAVHRKEKHPMYGKFVNKTTKFTAHDDKNECGIGDTVRIMETRPLSKNKRWRLVEIIEKAK
- the rpmC gene encoding 50S ribosomal protein L29, whose amino-acid sequence is MKNSEIKALGLDELKQKLVSEKEAYRKLKFAHEISPIENPMKIRESRKLIARLQTELRAKELAN
- the rplP gene encoding 50S ribosomal protein L16; the protein is MLQPKRTKFRKQQKGRIKGIAQRGHTIAFGAFGIKAMEPGWITSRQIEAARIAMTRAMKREGQVWIRIFPDKPITKKPAEVRMGKGKGAPEYWVAVVKPGTILFEAGGIKKELAQEALRLAQQKLPLKTKFVVRRDYVE
- the rpsC gene encoding 30S ribosomal protein S3; this encodes MGQKVNPIAFRLGIVRGWDSAWYGGDTFADKLVEDHKIRKYVSARIPKGGISKVVIERTLKRITLTVHTARPGVVIGKGGSEVDKIKEELKQLTGKDVQINIFEIKRPELDAKLVGESIAQQLQARISYRRAMKQAIASSMRVGAQGIKVKVSGRLGGAEMARSEQYKEGRIPLHTLRADIDYAISEANTVYGKIGIKVWIFKGEVYGKRDLSPNVGGGNQGQGGGRKRGDGPKRSRKK
- the rplV gene encoding 50S ribosomal protein L22 — encoded protein: MEAVAKLNNVPTSPRKMRLVANLIRGEKVNKALNILKFEPKQGAARLEKLLLSAISNWQQKNQDVDLEDADLFVKTITVDSGRILKRLRPAPQGRAHRIRKRSNHVTLVLDSAAPQTEEKVETKDKKDK
- the rpsS gene encoding 30S ribosomal protein S19, whose amino-acid sequence is MARSLKKGPYIDFRLENKVEAMNESGKKSVIKTWSRRSMVSPDFVGHTFAVHNGNKFIPVYVTENMVGHKLGEFAPTRNFRGHVGKKDKGKR
- the rplB gene encoding 50S ribosomal protein L2; amino-acid sequence: MAIKKLRPVTPGQRYRVAPGFTEITKDTPEKSLVVTKKRTGGRNNSGKMTMRYIGGGHKKKSRIIDFKRNKFDVPATVKAIEYDPTRSARIALLYYADGAKAYIIAPEGLTVGQEIVSGENVAPEVGNALPLSKIPLGTIIHNLELKPGKGGAMARSAGSYVQLLAREGKYATIKLPSGETRRVLVTCLATVGAVSNSDHMNVNLGKAGRNRWLGRRPRTRGVAMNPVDHPMGGGEGKSSGGHPRSRKGLYAKGKKTRTPKKYSNNLIISRGKK
- the rplW gene encoding 50S ribosomal protein L23: MSVLVKPLVTEKVSALNEKGMYGFVVDRKANKVEIKREVEKMYGVTVESVNTMNYLGKSKSRFTKSRVITGRTSSYKKAIVTVSEGDVIDFYSEI
- the rplD gene encoding 50S ribosomal protein L4; translated protein: MNISVIKYSGEDTGRKVTLSKEVFGIEPNDHAIYLDVKQFLANQRQGTHKSKERAEIAGSTKKIKKQKGTGTARAGSIKSPVFRGGGRVFGPQPRNYSFKLNKKLKELARKSALTYKAKDKSISVVEDFSFETPKTKEYVKMLTALSLDNKKTLLVLPENNKSVALSGRNVQNTKVVKADMLTTYDVLNADNLILSEGSIEKIDNLLKK
- the rplC gene encoding 50S ribosomal protein L3; protein product: MSGIIGKKIGMTSIFGADGRNVACTIIEAGPCVVTQVKNEEKDGYKAVQLGFGERKEKNTPNALKGHFAKAQTTPKREVVEFRDFREEFEGQIQLGQEINVGDVFVEGDFVDAVGTSKGKGFQGVVKRHNFGGVGQQTHGQHNRLRAPGSIGGASYPARVFKGMRMAGRTGGSRTKLVNLRVMKIMPEKNLILVSGSVPGAKNSTVILEK